A section of the Saccharomyces paradoxus strain CBS432 chromosome XII sequence genome encodes:
- the PDP3 gene encoding Pdp3p (Component of the NuA3b histone acetyltransferase complex~similar to YLR455W), giving the protein MTKDIRTGDLVLCKVGSFPPWPAVVFPQRLLRNDVYRKRKSNCVAVCFFNDPTYYWEQPSRLKELDQDTIHNFISEHGKNANQRELVNAYKEAKNFDDFNVFLQEKFEEENRLNDLMAFEKSEGSKIVSGEDPFIGRTKVVNKRKKTSISPRDDAEDKQQSNEEERKPNIKPAKKKRPMANPEVKSNTSNKKKVKLDYSRRVEISQLFRRRIQRNLIQRESPPTEHDIKETHELLNRIYENSDNKKPFFDLKALRESKLHKLLKAIVNDPDLGEFHPLCKEILLSWADLITELKKEKLQALPTP; this is encoded by the coding sequence ATGACAAAAGATATCAGGACGGGCGATTTAGTGTTATGCAAAGTTGGCTCGTTTCCACCTTGGCCGGCTGTAGTATTTCCACAACGATTGCTTCGAAACGATGTATATAGGAAGAGAAAATCCAATTGTGTTGCAGTCTGTTTTTTCAACGATCCAACTTATTATTGGGAACAGCCAAGCAGACTAAAAGAGCTGGACCAAGATACCATTCATAATTTTATATCAGAACATGGTAAAAATGCTAATCAAAGGGAACTGGTTAATGCCTATAAGGAAgcgaaaaattttgatgattttaaCGTatttttgcaagaaaaatttgaggAGGAAAACCGGTTAAATGATTTGATGGCGTTTGAGAAGAGTGAAGGTTCTAAAATTGTCTCCGGGGAAGATCCCTTTATAGGTCGGACAAAAGTAGtgaataaaagaaagaagacTTCCATATCTCCCAGGGACGATGCGGAAGATAAGCAGCAATcaaacgaagaagaaagaaaaccGAATATCAAACcggccaaaaaaaagagaccGATGGCCAATCCGGAAGTTAAATCAAATACtagtaataaaaaaaaagttaaattAGACTATTCCAGGAGAGTAGAAATTTCACAATTGTTTCGCCGTAGGATTCAAAGGAACTTAATTCAGCGAGAATCACCTCCGACTGAGCATGACATCAAGGAAACGCATGAATTATTAAATAGGATATATGAGAATTCAGACAATAAGAAACCCTTTTTTGATTTAAAAGCCCTGCGCGAAAGTAAATTACACAAGCTACTGAAAGCGATTGTTAATGATCCTGACTTAGGGGAATTTCACCCGCtttgtaaagaaattttgctGTCCTGGGCAGACCTAATCACGGAActgaagaaagaaaaattacaGGCATTACCTACGCCttga
- a CDS encoding pyridoxal 5'-phosphate synthase (pyridoxal 5'-phosphate synthase~similar to YLR456W): MKLNEQIPKDLLRLIKSSKYVHVATCSSNCVPSVSLMHYIFISSTETFHKHEHSIDIDRNDYIIFTVFEKSVTFSNVMSNPNVALLFHDWITAKNLTLRKKSVHDNDDCSLVESESTKLNNFLRDLNQSELNQVSATVNGIADIVDPDCEESTYYRRLLLTANPDADIFILGEETAIIKVKIQKIKVSDMENNTSIYGQTIPPV; encoded by the coding sequence ATGAAACTTAATGAGCAAATACCAAAGGACCTGTTACGTTTGATAAAAAGCTCCAAGTATGTTCATGTAGCGACATGCTCGTCAAATTGTGTACCATCTGTTTCGTTAATGCattatatattcatttcaTCTACTGAAACCTTTCATAAGCATGAGCATAGTATAGATATAGACCGTAAtgattatattatattcaCGGTATTCGAAAAATCGGTAACCTTTAGTAATGTCATGAGCAATCCAAATGTTGCGTTGTTATTTCACGATTGGATCACTGCTAAAAATTTAACTcttcgaaaaaaaagcgtgcatgataatgatgattGTTCACTCGTTGAGTCAGAATCTACAAAacttaataattttttacGAGATTTGAATCAAAGTGAATTGAATCAAGTTAGCGCAACTGTCAATGGTATTGCCGATATTGTGGACCCTGATTGCGAAGAATCCACTTATTATAGGCGGTTATTATTAACTGCCAATCCAGACGCAGATATTTTCATACTAGGAGAAGAAACAGCCATAATAAAGgtcaaaattcaaaaaatcaaagtCTCTGATATGGAGAATAACACATCTATTTATGGCCAAACGATACCGCCAGTTTAA